In Xiphophorus couchianus chromosome 8, X_couchianus-1.0, whole genome shotgun sequence, the following proteins share a genomic window:
- the timm8b gene encoding mitochondrial import inner membrane translocase subunit Tim8 B translates to MDSFDNLSASEKAEASELQKMIAIEQQKAQFQAQVHSFTDVCWDKCVDSPGSKLDYRTETCLQNCVERFIDTTLTITNRFTQMVQKGTH, encoded by the exons ATGGACAGCTTTGATAATCTCAGCGCCTCGGAGAAGGCAGAAGCGTCGGAGCTTCAGAAGATGATCGCTATAGAGCAGCAGAAGGCCCAGTTCCAGGCTCAG GTGCACAGTTTCACAGACGTGTGCTGGGACAAGTGTGTGGATAGTCCAGGCTCCAAGCTGGACTACCGGACAGAGACGTGTCTGCAGAACTGTGTGGAGAGGTTCATTGACACCACCCTAACTATCACCAACCGCTTCACACAGATGGTGCAGAAGGGCACTCACTGA